Sequence from the Hemiscyllium ocellatum isolate sHemOce1 chromosome 42, sHemOce1.pat.X.cur, whole genome shotgun sequence genome:
agcactTCAAAGTGAGCTACATATCTTACTCAAAACTTGCTAATGTGTGAACAATGTCCTTTTAGGTTCAAAATGCTACATCTGCATGTGGAGATCCTGTGAGAGCCAGGCAGACATTCCAGAATATTAACGACCAATCAGACTTGCTGTTAATTCAACCTGGTAAACCTGTCAGTGACAGCTGATATTTTCATCATTTACCTCAACAGAACCTTGCAAGCCATTGCCAGAATGGGTTGTGAGATTCTGGTTTTCAGGAGACTTAGCAGCTCTCGTTACTACGTAACTGGACCAGTCTTGCCTCTTGAGGTATTTGTGTGTTGGTTGAGGGTCTTGTGGCCTTAAATCTTTAAGAGGGTGCCTAAGATCTCTGAATTTGTAGAGTGCAGAGTCTCCCTACAGAATAAGTGTGCTGTCATATCAGGCAAACTGAAATTCTTTTTGTGTGGATTCCTTAATAGTTCAAGGTAAAGACTCAAACTTGGAGATGGATTTCCATGTGTTGGACTAAAAGAATTGAGAAATGTCCTCCCCTATAAAGTGTACCTGCTATCAAGATCTTTGTGGATGAAAATTACAAGATACAATTTGAAACATGTCTAAGTTAATCATTTAGAAGCAAAATAGGGCAGATGAATTAAAAATATGATGATACAAGAATGGTAGCCCAACAGGACAAAAACACTTTATTTTCAAGACAATAAAACAGAGAGGAATTCAcagaaacaaggtaaatgagcagCAAAAATATATTCATTCCAACTAAAATGTCAGAAATTCAATCTGATCATAAAGTACATTCTTGAATATTTAAATTTAGAGATTGTTACCTTGTCATTTATAACTTCATTTCACACTGATAGACCCAATGGTAAAGTACTGCTCGATCTTCCATCTCAAAATCTAATCTCTTTCAAACAGAATCTCATTATCCAGTAAGAATATTTCTTTCTTTGAAAAGTGCATCCAGGCTCTTTTCAAGGGTCTGATTTGTTCCTCGAAGTCCAGCAATGACTTGGGAAGCCCAGATGAAATACTGTTCAACGCGTTGCTCCGTCCATCCTGAGGAAGGATTCAACAGGGCAAAGGTCAGGCCTGTTCCCACCAAAGGTTACTCAACCCTCTGAGCTTTCCCATTGTATTCCTCAGCCCAGTCCCTGGGGATAATCTTGGTTCTTCAAATAATACCACGGAGTCTTCAACATTATCTGAGCCATTGTGGGGATTACTTAGCTTAGTTGGCTTGAtaccatggacaagttgggccgaagggcctatttccatgctgttaaCTGGTGCCAACCTTACAGGCTGAATTCCCTAGCAGACTGTGATAGTTCATGGGGGCTTTGGGTCATTGCCTTGATGTGGAATGGTGCTACAtaaccatttctctctctctctctctctctctctccctccccacaagAGCATTATGCCTATGGTTTCTCATGGATTTAACTAATTACCATTATCTGAGCCACCATAATTGGTAGGGAGGACCCTGAGTGCATTTCCCAAAGGTCAACAGCcctgatagtgcagcattcctccacctctgcacTGCGTTGCCAGTCAAGGTGTGTGCTCAATTGGGTTTATAACCCAAACTCACACAACGTGCAGGGAGGGACTGGGAACCAGGCTGTGCTTGCCTGCAGAGACAGCTAAAGAAGAAACACTGGAAACCTGGGAACCCAATAACAATCAGACATGCGCAGGGAACCTGATGGGAGAGAAACAAAATGGATTGCATTGCTGACCTGCTGGAGTGCAGCTTTTGAGATCCCTCAAGTTGTACAGTTTATCTGCCAGTTTCACTAGTTTAGCTTCGTAACTGCAGTGAGGGGCATGTTGGATCTGTAACTCCTTCCGTTTCTCCTTTGGAAGAGATTTATCATCTGTCACTTCAGTAACAATACTCCGCACCTTCTCTCCAAACCGTTCCTCGATCTCTGTAAATGTAGTGTTTGTATCTTCAACAGTGTCGTGCAGAAGTGCGgccttgccagaaagaaaaagaaagataaatctCAATTGTTACACACATCATGATTTAATTGTTGTTTCGGCTCCAGCGAGCTGTGGCTAACATGCTCAGCTCTGAATAAAAAGGCTCACTTTTGAATTTTCACACTTCACTTCAGGACTCGAGCACACAATCTAAggtgacactgagggagtgcagcatggtCAGCGCTGGTGTCTCACATAAATGATATTTCATAAAATTGTTACAGCGTGAaagggggccatttggcccatcatgtctgcactggctgtCCAAATGAACAATTCACTTCGTGCCATTCCTCTACCACTTTCCATCATGGTGCACAGTCTTCCATTTCAGAGAACTGTCAAATTcctggtagaggctggtacaattgcaacatttaagagacatttggatgggtatatgaatagaagggtttggagggatatgggccaggtgctggcaggtgggactagattggattgggatatctagtcggcatggatgggttgggctgaaagatgctgtacatctttaggactctatgactataaatgcCCTGATTGAACCTTGTGAAAATTTTGAAGGGCTGTGCTGGAATGGTGAGTAAGAGTAAGATGAAATGTCATTGAGCTGAAATGTTAaacctgtttctctcttcattgatgcttgtcagacctgctgagtttctccagtttatCTGTGTTTATCGcagatctctagcatttgcagtattttgcttttgtgcagAGTAGGAGACAATATATATGGATCATAAACACAGGCAGACTGGTTACACTGAACAGTTATAAACCCAACGCAGATAcatcagaactaggagcaggagtaggccatctggctcttcgagcctgctccaccattcaataagatcatcactGAGCTTTCTGTGGACTcggctccacttacccgccctttCACTgtatcccttcattcctttattgttcaaaattatctatcttagctttaaaaatgtttactgaagtagccAACTACATCACTGGGCAAGGGATTCCATATAttaacagccctctgggtgaaggagttccttctcaattcagtcctaaatctgctccctctaatcttgaggttatgctctcttgtcctagtttcacctgccagtggaaacatcctctctacttctatctccaCATCTAATACAGTGTAAAGATGCTCGGTTTAAATTATGTTAAAGATCAATACCATTATTTGAGGAGGAACAAGGATAGGGAGGTTATACTCTATAGggtgtatagggtgctggtgaggcagctcctggagtattgtgtacaattttggtctccttacgtgagacaggatgtactggcactggagggggtacagaggaggttcactagcttgattccagagttgaaaggcttggcttatgaggagagattgaatagtctgggactgtactcattggaatttggaagaatgatggggatcttatagaaacacataAAACTATGGAGgcaatagataagatagaaacagggaggttgtttccatttgtggatgaaactagaactagggagcCTCAAagtaagggggagcagatttaggactgagttgaggaagaacGTCTTcaccaaagggttgtgaatctatggaattccctgttgAGACTGCATTGTTCAATGTTCTTAAggtaaagatagatagatttttgatcaggaaaggaattaagggtgacGGGGcgtgggcgggtaagtggagctgaggccatgaaaagatcagccaagatcttactgaatgatggagcgggctcgatgggccagatggcctattcctgctcctagtttttatgttcttaATTCATTAATGATCTTACTGAGGCACaatttgtaaattcctcattgtcccagaggaccattgggatgctctctcattacagagagacagtTGATTGTGAGTTTACCACACATCAGACAAGGGGCGAGATTGAGAAGGTCAGACTTTCATGGTGACTTCAGCTCATGTAGGAACAGGGTGACGTCACACTGcactgcaaaccagctgtccagccaactgagctaaccaaccctccCCATTTTTACCTGTAAGACAACCACATCTGTAATTCCAGCTTCATGGGCCAAAATTCGGGCAACACCTTGAAACAAATAGAAAAACAATGAATCCCATTGAGTCCATATGTCAATCAACTTGAGAAGAATTAAAGGAGATCTAATTGACATATATAAGATATTAAAAAGAAAACGACAAAACAGGTATAGAGACGATGTTTCTCGTTATGGGGCAACTGAGAATTattgggctaaatgctggcaaatgggactagattaatttagaatatctagtcgtcatggacaagttggaccaaagggtctgtttccatgctgtataactctgacagTAGAACAAGAGGTCATCATTTCAGGCTAagaggtggcagatttaaaacagggataaggaggaattacttctcttaGAGGATCAGGAATCAGAGGGTGGACACCAGGACACTGAATAAATGTAAGCAGGAGATAGATCATTATTTAATTAGTAACAAGTTAAATAGTAATGGGAAGggacaggaatgtggagctgaggctgAGATGGTGtgaaatggcggagcagactcaagggtctgactggcctactcctgctcctagttcttatcttCTAACTTTTAAACTCAGCAAATGCAAAACTAATGTCCATTATGGCACACAAAAACAATAACTTATATTTAAGTAATATCCTTCATGTCAAGGAATTTCAAAATAGGGAAAAAGAGACACAAGTGGATAAGACAAATGAGGGAACTTAGCTGACAGGAGTTAGGAACATATAGAGGTAACCCGGTGAAAGAAAGGTTTTAGAGTATGTTTGAAATCAGCAGCAGCTATTTGTAATGACTGATGTCTGATGATGTTAGTACCAGTTTAGAGTGGAGGATAATGTCT
This genomic interval carries:
- the hddc3 gene encoding guanosine-3',5'-bis(diphosphate) 3'-pyrophosphohydrolase MESH1, producing MSSDVVLLLEAADFAAKKHKNQRRKDPEGTPYINHPLGVARILAHEAGITDVVVLQAALLHDTVEDTNTTFTEIEERFGEKVRSIVTEVTDDKSLPKEKRKELQIQHAPHCSYEAKLVKLADKLYNLRDLKSCTPAGWTEQRVEQYFIWASQVIAGLRGTNQTLEKSLDALFKERNILTG